The Rana temporaria chromosome 13, aRanTem1.1, whole genome shotgun sequence genome has a window encoding:
- the CNIH1 gene encoding protein cornichon homolog 1 — protein sequence MAFTFAAFCYMLALLLTAALIFFAIWHIIAFDELKTDYKNPIDQCNTLNPLVLPEYLIHAFFCVMFLCAAEWLTLSLNMPLLAYHIWRYMSRPVMSGPGLYDPTTIMNADILAYCQKEGWCKLAFYLLSFFYYLYGMIYVLVSS from the exons ATGGCGTTCACGTTCGCGGCCTTCTGCTATATGCTCGCTCTTCTCCTCACCGCCGCCCTCATCTTCTTCGCTATCTGGCAT ataaTCGCATTTGATGAATTGAAAACCGACTACAAGAATCCTATAGACCAGTGTAACACGCTCAATCCG CTCGTGCTCCCGGAATATCTCATCCATGCGTTCTTCTGCGTCATGTTTCTATGTGCCGCGGAATGGCTCACTCTCAGTTTAAACATGCCGCTGCTGGCGTACCACATCTGGAG GTATATGAGCCGGCCGGTGATGAGCGGCCCCGGCCTCTATGATCCCACCACTATAATGAATGCCGATATTCTGGCATACTGTCAGAAGGAAGGATGGTGTAAGCTCGCTTTTTACCTGCTCTCGTTTTTCTACTATCTTTATGG CATGATTTACGTCTTGGTGAGCTCCTAA